One genomic window of Gossypium hirsutum isolate 1008001.06 chromosome D11, Gossypium_hirsutum_v2.1, whole genome shotgun sequence includes the following:
- the LOC107913676 gene encoding stress response protein NST1 isoform X3 produces MLGEEVPLPLELSKKRPRSASVRIVKRDSRSIKTKLSIGGTAEKIVSAFHLILSEQPNEDEEMSKCKSAVHRVRKMEKDVDVACSIAKDPKRKTLSKELEEEENLLKECIEKLKSVEANRAALVSQLKEALHEQESELENVRTQMQVAQAQADEAFNMRKHLSDEDYVSMSSATTVLSIDANAKAGETPKRSAAAIAAEVADKLAASSSSQMIMHSVLSTFAAEEAKNVGLTKASTQSNSLNSVTDAISKSEKSLPVADSTALMPTQPLCAPINHSYQSVLVPQPAMQSQTTSSQPQYHMLPNIAAQQFLQSSGGTLTPYGTYGGMPPLPPGPPPPPPYMVSPMLPLPITQQQPIPSGQQTASLTQQQLLPVTQQPPVPPSFRPLQPPGMVYYGHPPHS; encoded by the exons ATGCTTGGTGAAGAAGTGCCTCTGCCATTGGAATTAAGCAAAAAGCGTCCACGCTCTGCATCTGTCAGAATTGTGAAGCGGGACTCAAGATCCATTAAAACG AAGTTGTCAATTGGGGGCACAGCTGAAAAAATAGTTTCAGCATTTCATTTGATACTCAGTGAACAGCCAAATGAGGATGAAGAGATGAGCAAGTGCAAGTCAGCAGTTCATCGAGTGAGGAAGATGGAAAAAGATGTGGATGTTGCCTGTTCAATTG CAAAGGATCCAAAACGGAAAACCTTGTCCAAagaacttgaagaagaagaaaatcttCTGAAAGAATGCATTGAGAAACTCAAGTCTGTGGAAGCAAATAGAGCAGCACTTGTATCACAGTTAAAAGAAGCTCTTCATGAACAG GAATCAGAGTTAGAGAATGTTCGTACACAGATGCAG GTAGCACAAGCACAGGCGGACGAAGCCTTTAACATGCGGAAGCATCTCAGTGATGAGGATTATGTTTCAATGTCATCTGCTACAACGGTCCTATCAATTGACGCCAATGCAAAAGCTGGAGAAACACCTAAGCGGAGTGCTGCAGCCATTGCAGCTGAGGTTGCAGACAAGCTTGCTGCTTCTAGCTCCTCTCAGATGATCATGCATTCTGTTCTCTCTACATTTGCAGCTGAAGAAGCCAAAAATGTTGGTCTAACAAAGGCGTCCACACAGTCAAACTCCCTCAATTCTGTCACCGATGCAATTTCAAAATCAGAGAAGTCACTGCCAGTTGCAGATTCTACTGCTCTTATGCCAACACAACCACTATGTGCTCCAATAAACCATTCTTATCAATCCGTTCTTGTGCCTCAACCGGCCATGCAAAGCCAAACCACTTCCTCTCAGCCTCAATATCACATGCTTCCTAACATAGCTGCACAACAATTTTTGCAGTCATCAGGGGGGACACTAACCCCATATGGTACATATGGTGGTATGCCACCTTTGCCACCTGGACCACCACCACCGCCTCCCTACATGGTTAGTCCAATGTTACCATTGCCAATAACTCAGCAGCAGCCAATACCATCCGGTCAGCAAACGGCCTCTTTGACTCAGCAGCAACTGCTGCCTGTAACTCAGCAACCACCTGTACCTCCCAGTTTCCGGCCTCTTCAGCCACCGGGAATGGTGTACTATGGTCATCCGCCTCATTCGTAG
- the LOC107913676 gene encoding regulation of nuclear pre-mRNA domain-containing protein 1B isoform X1, with protein MQAIDSSRSSNPFILCISSNLEIPLFAFSVGSTFYSFSTSGFKDPSPLQFGVFGGCGMNSIFSEQILADKLSKLNSTQQCIETLSHWCIFHQSNAELVVATWDKQFHNSEMAQKVPLLYLANDILQNSKRKGNEFVNEFWKVLPAALKDLLENGDDRGKNVVSRLVGIWEERRVFGSRARSLKDVMLGEEVPLPLELSKKRPRSASVRIVKRDSRSIKTKLSIGGTAEKIVSAFHLILSEQPNEDEEMSKCKSAVHRVRKMEKDVDVACSIAKDPKRKTLSKELEEEENLLKECIEKLKSVEANRAALVSQLKEALHEQESELENVRTQMQVAQAQADEAFNMRKHLSDEDYVSMSSATTVLSIDANAKAGETPKRSAAAIAAEVADKLAASSSSQMIMHSVLSTFAAEEAKNVGLTKASTQSNSLNSVTDAISKSEKSLPVADSTALMPTQPLCAPINHSYQSVLVPQPAMQSQTTSSQPQYHMLPNIAAQQFLQSSGGTLTPYGTYGGMPPLPPGPPPPPPYMVSPMLPLPITQQQPIPSGQQTASLTQQQLLPVTQQPPVPPSFRPLQPPGMVYYGHPPHS; from the exons ATGCAGGCCATTGATTCTTCACGCAGTTCGAATCCTTTCATCCTCTGCATTTCCTCAAACTTGGAAATACCCTTATTTGCTTTCTCAGTTGGATCCACTTTTTATTCCTTTTCCACTTCGGGGTTTAAAGATCCAAGTCCACTTCAATTTGG ggtttttggtggGTGTGGGATGAATAGTATATTCAGTGAACAGATACTTGCAgataagctttccaagctcaacaGCACTCAACAGTGTATTGAAA CATTGTCACATTGGTGTATATTTCACCAAAGTAACGCAGAACTGGTTGTTGCAACATGGGATAAACAGTTTCACAACTCAGAGATGGCTCAGAAAGTCCCCTTGTTGTACCTTGCCAATGATATTCTGCAGAACAGCAAGCGTAAAGGAAatgaatttgttaatgagttcTGGAAAGTCCTTCCTGCAGCCTTGAAGGACCTTCTTGAGAATGGTGATGATCGCGGGAAGAATGTGGTTTCCAGATTG GTAGGTATATGGGAAGAACGAAGAGTATTTGGGTCCCGAGCACGAAGCCTAAAAGATGTGATGCTTGGTGAAGAAGTGCCTCTGCCATTGGAATTAAGCAAAAAGCGTCCACGCTCTGCATCTGTCAGAATTGTGAAGCGGGACTCAAGATCCATTAAAACG AAGTTGTCAATTGGGGGCACAGCTGAAAAAATAGTTTCAGCATTTCATTTGATACTCAGTGAACAGCCAAATGAGGATGAAGAGATGAGCAAGTGCAAGTCAGCAGTTCATCGAGTGAGGAAGATGGAAAAAGATGTGGATGTTGCCTGTTCAATTG CAAAGGATCCAAAACGGAAAACCTTGTCCAAagaacttgaagaagaagaaaatcttCTGAAAGAATGCATTGAGAAACTCAAGTCTGTGGAAGCAAATAGAGCAGCACTTGTATCACAGTTAAAAGAAGCTCTTCATGAACAG GAATCAGAGTTAGAGAATGTTCGTACACAGATGCAG GTAGCACAAGCACAGGCGGACGAAGCCTTTAACATGCGGAAGCATCTCAGTGATGAGGATTATGTTTCAATGTCATCTGCTACAACGGTCCTATCAATTGACGCCAATGCAAAAGCTGGAGAAACACCTAAGCGGAGTGCTGCAGCCATTGCAGCTGAGGTTGCAGACAAGCTTGCTGCTTCTAGCTCCTCTCAGATGATCATGCATTCTGTTCTCTCTACATTTGCAGCTGAAGAAGCCAAAAATGTTGGTCTAACAAAGGCGTCCACACAGTCAAACTCCCTCAATTCTGTCACCGATGCAATTTCAAAATCAGAGAAGTCACTGCCAGTTGCAGATTCTACTGCTCTTATGCCAACACAACCACTATGTGCTCCAATAAACCATTCTTATCAATCCGTTCTTGTGCCTCAACCGGCCATGCAAAGCCAAACCACTTCCTCTCAGCCTCAATATCACATGCTTCCTAACATAGCTGCACAACAATTTTTGCAGTCATCAGGGGGGACACTAACCCCATATGGTACATATGGTGGTATGCCACCTTTGCCACCTGGACCACCACCACCGCCTCCCTACATGGTTAGTCCAATGTTACCATTGCCAATAACTCAGCAGCAGCCAATACCATCCGGTCAGCAAACGGCCTCTTTGACTCAGCAGCAACTGCTGCCTGTAACTCAGCAACCACCTGTACCTCCCAGTTTCCGGCCTCTTCAGCCACCGGGAATGGTGTACTATGGTCATCCGCCTCATTCGTAG
- the LOC107913676 gene encoding regulation of nuclear pre-mRNA domain-containing protein 1B isoform X2 yields MAQKVPLLYLANDILQNSKRKGNEFVNEFWKVLPAALKDLLENGDDRGKNVVSRLVGIWEERRVFGSRARSLKDVMLGEEVPLPLELSKKRPRSASVRIVKRDSRSIKTKLSIGGTAEKIVSAFHLILSEQPNEDEEMSKCKSAVHRVRKMEKDVDVACSIAKDPKRKTLSKELEEEENLLKECIEKLKSVEANRAALVSQLKEALHEQESELENVRTQMQVAQAQADEAFNMRKHLSDEDYVSMSSATTVLSIDANAKAGETPKRSAAAIAAEVADKLAASSSSQMIMHSVLSTFAAEEAKNVGLTKASTQSNSLNSVTDAISKSEKSLPVADSTALMPTQPLCAPINHSYQSVLVPQPAMQSQTTSSQPQYHMLPNIAAQQFLQSSGGTLTPYGTYGGMPPLPPGPPPPPPYMVSPMLPLPITQQQPIPSGQQTASLTQQQLLPVTQQPPVPPSFRPLQPPGMVYYGHPPHS; encoded by the exons ATGGCTCAGAAAGTCCCCTTGTTGTACCTTGCCAATGATATTCTGCAGAACAGCAAGCGTAAAGGAAatgaatttgttaatgagttcTGGAAAGTCCTTCCTGCAGCCTTGAAGGACCTTCTTGAGAATGGTGATGATCGCGGGAAGAATGTGGTTTCCAGATTG GTAGGTATATGGGAAGAACGAAGAGTATTTGGGTCCCGAGCACGAAGCCTAAAAGATGTGATGCTTGGTGAAGAAGTGCCTCTGCCATTGGAATTAAGCAAAAAGCGTCCACGCTCTGCATCTGTCAGAATTGTGAAGCGGGACTCAAGATCCATTAAAACG AAGTTGTCAATTGGGGGCACAGCTGAAAAAATAGTTTCAGCATTTCATTTGATACTCAGTGAACAGCCAAATGAGGATGAAGAGATGAGCAAGTGCAAGTCAGCAGTTCATCGAGTGAGGAAGATGGAAAAAGATGTGGATGTTGCCTGTTCAATTG CAAAGGATCCAAAACGGAAAACCTTGTCCAAagaacttgaagaagaagaaaatcttCTGAAAGAATGCATTGAGAAACTCAAGTCTGTGGAAGCAAATAGAGCAGCACTTGTATCACAGTTAAAAGAAGCTCTTCATGAACAG GAATCAGAGTTAGAGAATGTTCGTACACAGATGCAG GTAGCACAAGCACAGGCGGACGAAGCCTTTAACATGCGGAAGCATCTCAGTGATGAGGATTATGTTTCAATGTCATCTGCTACAACGGTCCTATCAATTGACGCCAATGCAAAAGCTGGAGAAACACCTAAGCGGAGTGCTGCAGCCATTGCAGCTGAGGTTGCAGACAAGCTTGCTGCTTCTAGCTCCTCTCAGATGATCATGCATTCTGTTCTCTCTACATTTGCAGCTGAAGAAGCCAAAAATGTTGGTCTAACAAAGGCGTCCACACAGTCAAACTCCCTCAATTCTGTCACCGATGCAATTTCAAAATCAGAGAAGTCACTGCCAGTTGCAGATTCTACTGCTCTTATGCCAACACAACCACTATGTGCTCCAATAAACCATTCTTATCAATCCGTTCTTGTGCCTCAACCGGCCATGCAAAGCCAAACCACTTCCTCTCAGCCTCAATATCACATGCTTCCTAACATAGCTGCACAACAATTTTTGCAGTCATCAGGGGGGACACTAACCCCATATGGTACATATGGTGGTATGCCACCTTTGCCACCTGGACCACCACCACCGCCTCCCTACATGGTTAGTCCAATGTTACCATTGCCAATAACTCAGCAGCAGCCAATACCATCCGGTCAGCAAACGGCCTCTTTGACTCAGCAGCAACTGCTGCCTGTAACTCAGCAACCACCTGTACCTCCCAGTTTCCGGCCTCTTCAGCCACCGGGAATGGTGTACTATGGTCATCCGCCTCATTCGTAG